In Rhodanobacteraceae bacterium, a single genomic region encodes these proteins:
- a CDS encoding DUF3459 domain-containing protein yields the protein MQEADWQMGGLDDLNTENPVVRRALRDAYGHWIREVGVDGFRIDTIFYVPPAFFDDFLHAEDPAAPGIDAVARATGRERFLSFGEGFAVDPAYRDDAAHKIDRYLRREDGGERVPGMINFPLYGSLGEVFARGRPTAELAHRIESMMRIHPRPHLNPSFLDNHDVDRFLAGGSEAGLKQALLAMLTLPGIPVIYYGTEQGFREQRAAMFASGYGSGGRDQFDTQAPLYRFLKDAIALRRAHPVLSRGTPELLASSRASAGALAWRMRDGDEQLIVVFNTAEEAILVDHLATGLAPGTSLATLFAQDESRSPVCARTAFTGYLPQATGERLRRTPGYARETSPDHGMDPRPQAGATGVNCSLPAPTVSADGTLSLVLPPRSAYVWQPQPAAPTGSATAAGQITIDPPAARSFAGDFELSGRADHADALQLVIDGQLGSAQTVAVAPDGRWRTTVDTGSMLDPALEHRLVLRDPDSDAVSDAFLFQVQRPWRTLVDIADPKGDDHGPDGRYRYPTDPAWREARPADIEHVRVEANGGALRLTLTLHQVIASWNPPNGFDHVALTAYVQLPGREGGASVMPLQQGELPDGMRWHYRVRAGGWAIAGHRSDGASATNEGTPVTPTPGVAVDRAARTLTLTLPAAILGNPASHAGTRIYLSTWDYDGGYRALTPEPGAFQFGGGPGALVMDSVVVEVR from the coding sequence GTGCAGGAAGCCGACTGGCAGATGGGCGGGCTGGATGACCTCAACACCGAGAACCCGGTGGTGCGCCGCGCGCTGCGCGATGCCTACGGACACTGGATCCGCGAGGTCGGGGTGGATGGTTTCCGCATCGACACCATCTTCTATGTGCCGCCGGCCTTCTTCGACGATTTCCTGCACGCCGAGGATCCGGCGGCGCCGGGGATCGATGCGGTGGCGCGGGCGACCGGGCGCGAGCGCTTCCTGAGTTTTGGCGAGGGTTTCGCGGTGGATCCGGCCTACCGCGACGACGCCGCACACAAGATCGACCGCTATTTGCGCCGCGAGGACGGCGGCGAGCGCGTGCCGGGGATGATCAACTTCCCGCTGTATGGCTCGCTCGGGGAGGTGTTCGCGCGCGGCCGCCCGACCGCCGAGCTGGCGCACCGGATCGAATCGATGATGCGCATCCACCCGCGCCCGCACCTCAACCCGAGTTTCCTCGACAACCACGATGTCGACCGCTTCCTCGCCGGCGGCAGCGAGGCGGGGCTGAAGCAGGCGCTGCTGGCGATGCTGACCTTGCCCGGCATCCCGGTGATCTACTACGGCACCGAACAGGGCTTCCGCGAACAGCGCGCGGCGATGTTCGCCAGCGGCTACGGTTCCGGCGGCCGCGATCAATTCGACACCCAGGCGCCGCTCTACCGCTTCCTCAAGGACGCCATCGCGCTGCGCCGCGCACACCCGGTGCTGTCGCGCGGCACCCCGGAGCTGCTCGCCAGCAGCCGCGCCAGCGCCGGTGCGCTGGCCTGGCGCATGCGCGACGGTGACGAGCAGCTGATCGTGGTGTTCAACACCGCCGAGGAGGCGATCCTGGTCGACCACCTCGCGACCGGGCTGGCACCGGGCACCTCGCTTGCGACGCTGTTCGCACAGGACGAGTCGCGTAGCCCGGTGTGCGCGCGCACCGCGTTCACCGGGTACTTGCCGCAAGCAACCGGTGAGCGGCTGCGCCGCACACCGGGCTACGCGCGCGAAACTTCGCCCGATCATGGGATGGACCCCCGCCCGCAAGCTGGGGCCACTGGCGTCAACTGCTCTCTACCGGCCCCAACAGTCTCCGCCGACGGCACCCTGAGCCTGGTCTTGCCGCCGCGCAGCGCCTACGTCTGGCAGCCGCAACCGGCCGCGCCAACGGGCTCCGCCACGGCAGCGGGGCAGATCACGATCGACCCACCTGCCGCCCGAAGTTTCGCCGGCGACTTCGAGCTCAGCGGTCGCGCCGACCATGCGGACGCGTTACAGCTGGTGATCGATGGCCAGCTGGGCAGCGCGCAGACGGTGGCCGTCGCTCCCGACGGCCGCTGGCGCACGACCGTCGACACCGGCTCGATGCTGGATCCGGCGCTCGAGCACCGTCTGGTGCTGCGCGATCCGGACAGCGACGCAGTTTCCGATGCCTTCCTCTTCCAGGTGCAGCGGCCGTGGCGCACGCTGGTCGACATCGCCGATCCCAAGGGCGATGACCACGGGCCGGACGGCCGCTACCGGTACCCGACCGATCCCGCCTGGCGCGAGGCGCGCCCGGCCGACATCGAGCATGTCCGCGTGGAAGCCAACGGCGGCGCCCTGCGGCTCACGCTGACGCTGCACCAGGTGATCGCCAGCTGGAATCCGCCGAACGGCTTCGACCACGTGGCGCTCACCGCCTACGTCCAGCTGCCGGGACGCGAGGGTGGTGCCAGCGTGATGCCGCTGCAACAGGGCGAGCTGCCGGACGGCATGCGCTGGCACTACCGCGTGCGCGCCGGCGGCTGGGCGATCGCCGGCCACCGCAGCGACGGCGCCAGCGCGACCAACGAAGGCACCCCGGTGACGCCCACCCCCGGCGTGGCCGTCGACCGCGCCGCGCGCACACTCACCCTGACCCTCCCCGCCGCCATCCTCGGCAATCCCGCCAGCCACGCCGGCACCCGGATCTACTTGAGCACCTGGGACTACGACGGCGGCTACCGCGCACTGACGCCGGAGCCGGGCGCGTTCCAGTTTGGCGGCGGGCCGGGGGCGTTGGTGATGGATTCGGTGGTGGTGGAGGTGCGGTGA